A single genomic interval of Betaproteobacteria bacterium harbors:
- a CDS encoding thioredoxin fold domain-containing protein, producing MFAALVASGIASANEAEVRKNMQARYPGIAVESVVRTPLPGIYEVFANGVIIYTDKDVSYIIAEGRMVDVKTRTDLTAERLRKLQAIPFDSLPLQQSFKVVRGNGKRKLAYFTDPNCPYCKRLEQELVNVKDVTLHVFLLPILSNDSVEKARAVWCSKDRAKAWTDLMLKDIAPKAAANCDAPLEKLVQYGQDKGIKGTPTLIFADGSRVPGTLPAADLSKLLDLASQSGRPGN from the coding sequence ATGTTTGCGGCGTTGGTGGCAAGCGGGATCGCGAGCGCCAACGAAGCCGAGGTGCGCAAGAACATGCAGGCGCGCTATCCCGGCATTGCCGTCGAAAGCGTCGTCCGCACTCCGCTGCCGGGCATCTACGAGGTGTTCGCCAACGGCGTCATCATCTACACCGACAAGGACGTGAGCTACATCATCGCGGAAGGCCGCATGGTGGATGTCAAGACCCGCACCGACCTCACCGCCGAGCGGCTGCGCAAGCTGCAGGCGATCCCGTTCGATTCGCTGCCGCTGCAGCAATCGTTCAAGGTCGTGCGCGGCAACGGCAAGCGCAAGCTCGCCTACTTCACCGATCCGAATTGTCCCTATTGCAAGCGCCTCGAGCAGGAGCTCGTGAACGTCAAGGACGTGACGCTGCACGTCTTCCTGCTTCCCATACTGTCCAACGACTCGGTGGAGAAGGCGCGCGCGGTCTGGTGTTCGAAGGATCGCGCCAAGGCGTGGACCGATCTCATGCTGAAGGACATCGCGCCCAAGGCGGCGGCGAACTGCGACGCGCCGCTGGAAAAACTGGTGCAGTATGGTCAGGACAAAGGCATCAAGGGCACGCCGACCTTGATTTTCGCCGACGGCAGCCGCGTACCGGGCACGCTGCCCGCCGCCGATCTCAGCAAGCTGCTCGATTTGGCGAGCCAGTCGGGGCGTCCCGGCAACTGA
- a CDS encoding CBS domain-containing protein, with amino-acid sequence MLIGFAAATTKPMATSPRHSLLDRLGALLMREPGDRQQLVSLLHSSFQRNLLDADALSMIEGVLQVSELQARDIMVPRSQMEVIDVKESPDRFIPLVIQSGHSRFPVINENKDDVIGILLAKDLLRYYAGEEEFNVRDMLRPAVFIPESKRLNVLLKEFRANRNHMAMVVDEYGGVAGLLTIEDVLEQIVGEIEDEHDYDEADDNMVQDKPGQYRVKALTEIRDFNAALGCHFDDEDFDTVGGLVINRFGRLPKRGESIRIDNLLFNVLRADSRRLHLLEVERLPDDPGAEDARE; translated from the coding sequence ATGCTGATCGGGTTCGCAGCCGCAACGACAAAGCCCATGGCGACTTCACCGAGACACAGTCTTCTCGACCGCCTGGGCGCATTGCTGATGCGCGAGCCGGGCGATCGCCAGCAGCTCGTATCGCTGCTGCACTCGTCGTTTCAGCGCAATCTGCTCGACGCCGACGCGCTGTCGATGATCGAGGGCGTGCTGCAGGTCTCCGAGCTGCAGGCGCGCGACATCATGGTGCCGCGCTCGCAGATGGAAGTGATCGACGTCAAGGAATCCCCCGATCGCTTCATCCCGCTGGTGATCCAAAGCGGCCACTCGCGCTTTCCGGTGATCAACGAGAACAAGGACGACGTGATCGGCATCCTGCTCGCCAAGGACCTGCTGCGCTACTACGCCGGCGAGGAGGAGTTCAACGTCCGCGACATGCTGCGCCCGGCCGTGTTCATTCCCGAATCGAAGCGGTTGAACGTGCTGCTGAAGGAGTTTCGCGCCAATCGCAATCACATGGCGATGGTCGTGGATGAGTACGGTGGCGTGGCGGGACTGCTCACGATCGAGGACGTGCTGGAGCAGATCGTGGGCGAGATCGAGGACGAGCACGACTACGACGAAGCCGACGACAACATGGTGCAGGACAAGCCCGGACAGTACCGGGTCAAGGCCCTGACCGAGATCCGCGACTTCAACGCCGCGCTGGGCTGCCACTTCGACGACGAGGACTTCGATACCGTGGGCGGATTGGTCATCAACCGCTTCGGCCGGCTGCCCAAGCGCGGCGAATCGATCCGCATCGACAACCTGCTGTTCAACGTCCTGCGCGCCGACAGCCGGCGGCTGCATCTGCTGGAAGTGGAACGCCTTCCGGACGACCCGGGCGCCGAGGATGCACGCGAGTAG
- the miaB gene encoding tRNA (N6-isopentenyl adenosine(37)-C2)-methylthiotransferase MiaB — protein sequence MTSKVFIRTFGCQMNEYDSDKMADVLHAARGMEPTDDPGEADVILFNTCSVREKAQEKVFHDLGRVKHLKRSRPGLLIGVGGCVASQEGAQIVARAPYVDLVFGPQTLHRLPALIDERIRTGKAQVDISFPEIEKFDALPPARVEGVAAFVSIMEGCSKYCTFCVVPYTRGEEVSRPLDDVLTEVAVLAQQDVKEVTLLGQNVNAWRGRLTDGGLGDFALLLEYVAEIPGIDRIRFTTSHPKEFTQRLIDAYAAVPQLVSHVHLPVQCGSDRILAAMKRGYSALEYKSIVRRLRAVRADLSLSSDFIVGFPGETEADFEATVRLVEEVGFDASFSFVFSARPGTPAANFHDDTPQATKLARLQRLQALIEQQAQAIGAAMVGTRQRVLIDSHARKDARELSGRTDNNRVVNFAGPERLLGRFADVEITQALPHSLRGRLLTA from the coding sequence ATGACGAGCAAAGTCTTCATTCGCACCTTCGGCTGCCAGATGAACGAGTACGACTCGGACAAGATGGCAGACGTGCTGCACGCTGCGCGTGGAATGGAGCCCACCGACGACCCCGGTGAGGCCGACGTAATTCTCTTCAACACCTGCTCGGTGCGGGAGAAGGCGCAAGAAAAAGTGTTCCACGACCTGGGCCGCGTCAAGCATCTGAAGCGTTCGCGTCCGGGGTTGCTGATCGGCGTGGGCGGATGCGTGGCGAGCCAGGAGGGCGCGCAAATCGTCGCGCGCGCGCCCTACGTCGACCTGGTGTTCGGCCCGCAAACGCTGCATCGGCTGCCCGCATTGATCGACGAGCGCATTCGCACCGGCAAGGCGCAAGTCGACATCTCGTTTCCCGAGATCGAGAAATTCGACGCGCTGCCACCCGCGCGGGTCGAGGGCGTAGCCGCATTCGTCTCCATCATGGAAGGCTGCAGCAAATACTGCACATTCTGCGTCGTGCCGTATACCCGCGGCGAGGAGGTCTCGCGCCCGCTTGACGACGTGCTGACCGAAGTCGCAGTGCTCGCTCAGCAGGACGTGAAGGAAGTGACGCTGCTCGGCCAGAACGTCAACGCCTGGCGAGGGCGACTAACCGACGGCGGGCTCGGCGATTTCGCCCTGCTGCTCGAGTACGTCGCGGAAATTCCGGGCATCGATCGCATCCGCTTCACCACCTCGCATCCGAAGGAATTCACGCAACGCCTGATCGATGCCTACGCGGCGGTCCCGCAGCTCGTGAGCCACGTGCATTTGCCGGTGCAATGCGGCTCGGACCGGATCCTCGCCGCTATGAAGCGCGGCTATAGCGCGCTCGAGTACAAGTCGATCGTACGCAGGCTGCGCGCCGTGCGCGCCGATCTATCGCTTTCTTCGGATTTCATCGTCGGCTTTCCCGGCGAAACCGAGGCCGACTTCGAAGCCACCGTTCGCCTGGTGGAAGAGGTCGGCTTCGATGCGAGCTTCAGCTTCGTGTTCAGCGCGCGTCCCGGCACGCCGGCAGCAAACTTCCACGACGACACACCGCAGGCCACCAAGCTTGCGCGGCTGCAACGCCTGCAGGCACTGATCGAGCAGCAGGCGCAGGCGATCGGAGCAGCTATGGTCGGCACGCGCCAGCGCGTGCTGATCGATTCGCATGCCCGCAAGGATGCGCGCGAATTGAGCGGGCGCACCGACAACAACCGGGTGGTCAATTTCGCCGGGCCCGAGCGCCTTCTCGGCCGCTTCGCCGATGTCGAGATCACGCAGGCGTTGCCGCATTCTCTGCGCGGGCGCTTGCTTACGGCATAA
- a CDS encoding UbiH/UbiF family hydroxylase, with protein sequence MQGKTADSDSARAAVECDVLVIGAGLVGAGFARALRSSGLRTLLLDAEVPAEPSQDGGDSRIYAISPGSKDFLDQCGAWGRIASERIACVEAMQVFGDAQGAEIIFSAYDCAIPELCYIVEGREIQQALAAANAEPGGPARLFGHSPVALALGEEGVLVDLADGRSIDARLVVGADGMNSWVREMAGMEHSVRAYGQQGVVANFETELGHESIARQWFVSGGVVALLPLPGNRVSLVWSTSDAHAARLLAHEPHDFEHEVATACRHALGAMRLVTLPRSFPLHLLRVAQTVRPRLALLGDAAHVVHPLAGQGLNLGFQDACELARVLRERGPQDDCGDHRLLRRYARARRETVAAMQWTTDGLQRLFATRAYGASWLRNTGLQFTNAIVPLKNILIEHALA encoded by the coding sequence TTGCAAGGCAAGACTGCGGATTCGGATAGCGCACGGGCTGCAGTTGAATGCGACGTGCTCGTGATCGGTGCCGGCCTGGTGGGCGCCGGCTTCGCGAGAGCATTGCGCTCGAGCGGTTTGCGCACGCTGCTGCTCGATGCCGAGGTTCCCGCCGAGCCCTCGCAAGACGGCGGGGACAGCCGAATCTATGCGATCAGCCCGGGTTCGAAAGACTTCCTCGACCAGTGCGGTGCGTGGGGACGCATTGCGTCCGAGCGCATTGCCTGCGTCGAAGCCATGCAGGTTTTCGGCGATGCGCAAGGCGCCGAGATCATCTTCAGCGCCTACGACTGTGCGATCCCGGAGCTGTGCTACATCGTCGAGGGCCGCGAAATTCAGCAGGCATTGGCGGCGGCGAACGCCGAACCGGGCGGCCCCGCTCGGCTGTTCGGCCATTCGCCGGTCGCCCTGGCGCTGGGCGAGGAGGGCGTGCTGGTCGATCTCGCCGACGGCCGATCGATCGATGCGCGGCTCGTGGTCGGCGCCGACGGAATGAATTCGTGGGTGCGCGAAATGGCGGGTATGGAGCACAGCGTGCGCGCCTACGGCCAGCAGGGTGTGGTCGCCAATTTCGAAACCGAGCTCGGCCACGAATCGATCGCGCGCCAGTGGTTCGTCTCTGGAGGCGTGGTTGCCTTGCTGCCCTTGCCCGGGAACCGCGTGTCGCTGGTCTGGTCTACCTCGGACGCTCACGCCGCGCGTCTGCTGGCGCACGAACCGCACGATTTCGAACACGAGGTCGCGACCGCCTGCCGTCATGCCTTAGGCGCTATGCGCCTGGTGACGTTGCCCCGATCTTTTCCCTTGCACCTATTGCGGGTCGCGCAGACCGTGCGCCCGCGCCTGGCGCTGCTCGGCGATGCCGCGCACGTGGTCCATCCGCTTGCCGGGCAGGGCTTGAATCTCGGCTTCCAGGATGCGTGCGAGCTGGCCCGCGTGCTACGCGAACGCGGACCGCAGGACGATTGCGGCGACCACCGGCTGCTGCGCCGCTATGCGCGCGCGCGCCGTGAGACGGTCGCGGCGATGCAGTGGACCACGGACGGACTGCAGCGGCTGTTTGCCACGCGCGCATACGGCGCAAGCTGGCTGCGCAACACGGGGCTGCAGTTCACCAATGCAATCGTGCCCCTGAAGAATATTCTCATCGAGCACGCGCTCGCTTGA
- a CDS encoding AAA family ATPase, translated as MRFRVPAARLLAAAKCPTIVTTFSPARSSLRAKSVEISFTPVDNQRLANLCGALDENLRSIESALDISITRRGERFLLSGAPERTAQGAQALERLYAQAGEHVSPDDIQLGLVEVRQQMPAAEANEIAPLLTRKGDLRGRTPRQVQYLQNIQTYDITFSIGPAGTGKTYLAVACAVDALERDRVKRIVLVRPAVEAGERLGFLPGDMAQKVDPYLRPLYDALYDLMGFDKVGRLFERSTIEIAPLAFMRGRTLNHSFIILDEAQNTTPEQMKMFLTRMGFGTKAVITGDVTQIDLARGQKSGLVEAREVLADVKGIAFTLFESVDVVRHPLVQRIVNAYETHRPHTDKPQD; from the coding sequence ATGCGATTCCGCGTCCCGGCCGCGCGCTTGCTGGCCGCGGCGAAATGCCCGACAATCGTCACAACATTTTCTCCTGCTCGTTCGTCATTGAGAGCGAAGTCCGTCGAGATCAGCTTCACCCCCGTCGATAACCAGCGCCTTGCCAACCTGTGCGGCGCACTGGACGAAAATCTGCGATCGATCGAGTCGGCACTCGACATCTCCATCACCCGCCGTGGTGAACGCTTCCTGCTTTCCGGCGCACCCGAACGAACCGCGCAAGGCGCGCAGGCGCTCGAACGGCTGTATGCGCAAGCCGGAGAGCACGTGAGCCCGGATGACATCCAGCTGGGCCTGGTCGAAGTGCGCCAGCAAATGCCCGCGGCCGAGGCGAACGAGATCGCGCCCTTGCTCACGCGCAAGGGCGATCTGCGCGGGCGCACGCCTCGGCAGGTGCAGTACCTGCAGAACATCCAGACTTACGACATCACGTTCAGCATCGGGCCGGCCGGCACGGGCAAGACCTATCTTGCAGTCGCCTGCGCGGTCGACGCACTGGAGCGCGACCGCGTCAAGCGCATCGTGCTGGTGCGCCCCGCCGTGGAGGCGGGCGAGCGCCTGGGCTTTCTGCCCGGCGACATGGCGCAGAAGGTCGACCCCTATCTGCGCCCGCTCTACGACGCGCTGTACGACCTGATGGGCTTCGACAAGGTCGGGCGGCTGTTCGAGCGCAGCACGATCGAGATTGCACCGCTCGCGTTCATGCGCGGGCGCACGCTCAACCATTCCTTTATCATCCTCGACGAAGCGCAAAACACCACGCCCGAGCAGATGAAGATGTTCCTGACCCGCATGGGTTTCGGCACTAAGGCGGTGATCACCGGCGATGTTACCCAGATCGATCTCGCGCGCGGGCAGAAGAGCGGCCTGGTGGAGGCGCGCGAGGTGCTCGCGGATGTCAAGGGCATCGCGTTCACATTGTTCGAAAGCGTCGACGTCGTTCGTCATCCGCTGGTGCAGCGCATAGTCAATGCCTACGAAACGCACCGCCCGCACACCGACAAGCCGCAGGACTAG
- the ybeY gene encoding rRNA maturation RNase YbeY — MPTKRTARTPTSRRTRKLVFTLQLACKAAAIPSRRKLRAWAQAALERDARVTLRIVDGREGRSLNQRFRGRRYATNVLTFVYDDRPRLAGDIALCAPVVEREARAGAIALEAHYAHLVVHGMLHLQGHDHIASRDAAAMEARESAILKRLGYPDPYRPAC, encoded by the coding sequence ATGCCTACGAAACGCACCGCCCGCACACCGACAAGCCGCAGGACTAGAAAGCTCGTGTTCACGCTCCAGCTCGCGTGCAAGGCAGCCGCAATCCCGTCGCGCCGGAAGCTGCGCGCGTGGGCCCAGGCCGCACTGGAGCGCGATGCACGCGTAACCTTGCGTATCGTGGACGGGCGCGAGGGACGGAGCCTCAACCAGCGCTTTCGCGGCCGCCGCTACGCTACCAACGTGCTCACCTTCGTCTACGACGACCGGCCGCGGCTCGCGGGCGATATCGCGCTATGCGCGCCCGTGGTCGAGCGCGAAGCGCGTGCGGGCGCAATCGCGCTGGAGGCGCATTACGCGCATCTGGTCGTCCACGGCATGCTGCACCTGCAGGGGCACGATCACATCGCCAGCCGCGATGCGGCGGCCATGGAAGCACGCGAGAGCGCGATACTGAAACGATTGGGCTATCCCGATCCGTATCGTCCCGCATGCTGA